The proteins below are encoded in one region of Segatella copri:
- a CDS encoding helix-turn-helix domain-containing protein yields MGFIVFEEEAFNYLDAQLENFVKRMDRIRERSEDKTMNKWLDTQDVCQTLNICPRTVQTLRDNGTLAYTQISHKTYYKPEDVMAIVAVVEDRKKDMRFRKRTG; encoded by the coding sequence ATGGGATTCATCGTATTCGAGGAAGAGGCATTCAACTATCTTGATGCCCAGTTGGAGAACTTTGTGAAGCGCATGGACAGAATCCGTGAGCGCAGTGAGGACAAGACCATGAACAAGTGGCTCGACACGCAGGACGTGTGTCAGACACTCAACATCTGCCCACGGACAGTACAGACGCTTCGGGACAACGGAACTTTGGCTTATACGCAAATCAGCCACAAGACTTACTACAAGCCGGAGGACGTGATGGCTATCGTAGCAGTAGTGGAGGACAGGAAAAAGGACATGCGCTTTCGCAAGCGCACAGGTTAG
- a CDS encoding tyrosine-type recombinase/integrase → MKVEKFKVLLYLKKSGLDKNGKAPIMGRITLNRTMAQFGCKLSCTPKLWNPRESRLDGKSKEAVEVNAKIDKLLLAINSAYESLVERKTDFDAKAIKDLFQCSADTQMTLLKQLDAIIADIESRIGIDYKKGTLPNYQYTRLTLVLFVKKRYGTDDVAFGELDEQFIREYMDFCLDERGLALDTVRHYLAILKKTCRIAFKAGHSERYHFMHFKLPQKKENPPKALTREDFLKIRDLEIPERRKSLALTRDLFLFACYTGTAYADTVSITEENLFHDEEGSLWLKYHRKKNKMLARVKLLPEALAMLKKYKDPTRPTLLPPQEFRVLRGNMKSLRVLSGISMDLVYHVGRHSFASLVTLEEGVPIETISKMLGHNNIQTTQIYARVTPKKLFEDMDKFIEANKDFKFAL, encoded by the coding sequence ATGAAAGTTGAAAAATTCAAGGTGCTGCTCTACCTCAAAAAGAGCGGATTGGACAAGAACGGTAAGGCTCCCATCATGGGACGCATCACCCTCAACCGAACAATGGCGCAGTTCGGTTGCAAGTTGTCATGTACGCCAAAGTTATGGAATCCACGTGAGAGCAGACTTGACGGCAAGAGCAAGGAGGCTGTGGAAGTGAACGCCAAGATTGACAAGCTGTTGCTGGCAATAAACTCAGCCTACGAGTCACTTGTGGAGCGCAAGACGGATTTTGACGCAAAGGCGATAAAGGATCTGTTTCAATGCAGTGCAGACACTCAGATGACCTTGTTGAAGCAGCTTGACGCCATCATTGCGGACATTGAGTCAAGAATCGGCATCGACTACAAGAAAGGCACGCTGCCAAACTACCAGTACACTCGCCTGACATTGGTATTGTTCGTCAAGAAGCGTTATGGAACTGACGATGTGGCATTCGGTGAGCTTGACGAGCAGTTTATCCGTGAGTACATGGACTTTTGCTTGGACGAGAGAGGTCTTGCACTTGATACAGTCCGCCACTATCTCGCCATCTTGAAGAAGACCTGCCGAATAGCTTTCAAGGCAGGACACTCCGAGCGTTATCATTTCATGCACTTCAAGCTACCTCAAAAGAAAGAGAATCCACCAAAGGCATTGACACGTGAGGACTTCCTAAAAATTCGTGACCTCGAAATACCAGAGCGAAGAAAATCGTTGGCTTTGACCCGTGACCTTTTTCTTTTCGCTTGCTATACAGGCACGGCTTATGCCGATACGGTTTCCATCACGGAAGAAAACCTCTTTCATGATGAGGAGGGCAGCCTTTGGCTGAAATACCATAGAAAGAAGAACAAGATGCTTGCACGTGTGAAGCTGCTGCCAGAGGCGCTTGCCATGTTGAAGAAATACAAAGACCCGACAAGACCTACTCTTTTACCGCCACAGGAATTTCGAGTGTTGAGAGGTAACATGAAAAGTCTCCGAGTACTATCTGGCATAAGTATGGATTTGGTCTATCATGTTGGACGGCACAGTTTCGCATCGCTCGTTACGCTCGAAGAAGGTGTTCCAATAGAGACTATCAGCAAAATGCTTGGTCACAACAACATTCAGACCACGCAAATCTATGCACGTGTCACCCCGAAAAAGCTATTTGAGGATATGGACAAGTTCATCGAAGCCAACAAAGACTTCAAGTTTGCCCTGTAA
- a CDS encoding helix-turn-helix domain-containing protein produces MSNEVMTRNSEWMNHIVNHLNRMVDNFERAVMNYRPMLGGERFMTDKELCARLQLSRRTLQDYRNNGVIPYIQLGGKILYRESDIQKILMANYREAYRMKGL; encoded by the coding sequence ATGAGCAATGAAGTAATGACAAGAAACAGCGAGTGGATGAACCACATCGTGAACCACCTCAACCGAATGGTTGACAATTTTGAACGTGCCGTGATGAACTACCGCCCCATGCTTGGCGGTGAGCGCTTCATGACGGACAAGGAGCTTTGTGCCAGGCTGCAACTGAGCCGAAGAACCCTGCAGGACTACCGAAACAACGGTGTCATCCCGTATATCCAGCTTGGCGGAAAGATACTCTACCGCGAGTCCGACATTCAGAAGATTCTGATGGCTAACTATCGTGAGGCGTACAGAATGAAGGGCTTGTAG
- a CDS encoding PepSY domain-containing protein, translating to MQGRRKKRNKIDNQIRKSMKKGTWRKQHKWLGIGLNFFMLMFCVSGILLNHRSLIKDVNVSRKYLPSRYEFQKWNGGLLRGTLDIGKDLMVDSMRNVDSCRQLLLYGNGGIWLTDSKASYFKDFNEGLPEGADYRQIKNVIRLDNGRIFAVSPFGLYRYGVHNKWHEVNMSLEDEEKFTDIASHGDTLVVLSRSFVYTSLPPYKTFKRIQLHAPKDYDGKVTAFRTVWLLHSGELFGITGKIVVDAIAIILVVLCITGIVFWLRPKRKALLQTSLHLHDRIGRYTIILALLIALTGWCLRPPVMIALVLSKIPSIPGTTLRSKNPWNDKLRIIRYDESCHDWLLSSSEGFYSLNIKNATVKVITSVPPVSVMGLNVLQKDANGRWLCGSFSGLFVWDRRQGTATDYFTNKPAPNEAGAPFGKKAVAGMSQDFSTPAVAEYYEGTNFAPQPSSMNQLPMSLWNVALEVHSGRIFIGTIATYIFIFVMGILAFWCLWSGYKIRLKKK from the coding sequence ATGCAAGGGCGAAGAAAGAAAAGAAATAAGATAGATAATCAGATAAGGAAATCAATGAAGAAAGGAACTTGGAGAAAACAACATAAATGGCTTGGTATCGGCTTGAACTTCTTCATGCTGATGTTCTGCGTGTCAGGCATCCTGCTCAATCATCGTTCACTCATCAAGGATGTGAACGTGAGCAGGAAGTACCTGCCAAGTCGTTATGAGTTTCAGAAATGGAATGGCGGTTTGCTACGAGGCACGCTTGACATTGGCAAGGATTTAATGGTAGATTCCATGAGGAATGTGGATTCTTGTCGCCAACTGTTGCTTTATGGCAATGGTGGCATCTGGCTTACCGACTCCAAGGCTTCCTATTTCAAGGATTTCAATGAGGGGTTGCCAGAAGGTGCAGACTATCGTCAAATCAAAAATGTCATAAGGCTTGATAATGGAAGGATATTTGCAGTCTCACCTTTCGGGCTTTATCGCTATGGAGTGCATAACAAATGGCATGAGGTGAATATGTCACTGGAGGATGAGGAGAAATTTACGGACATCGCTTCGCATGGCGACACCCTTGTAGTGCTCAGTCGTTCCTTTGTCTATACCTCGCTTCCTCCTTATAAGACTTTTAAGCGCATTCAACTTCATGCGCCAAAGGATTATGACGGCAAAGTAACTGCCTTTCGTACCGTTTGGCTACTCCATAGTGGAGAACTTTTCGGAATAACAGGAAAGATTGTGGTTGATGCCATAGCCATTATTCTTGTGGTTCTCTGTATTACGGGTATCGTCTTTTGGCTGAGACCGAAGCGAAAGGCATTACTGCAAACCTCGCTTCATCTGCATGACAGAATCGGGCGATATACTATCATACTTGCGCTCTTGATTGCACTGACGGGTTGGTGTCTCCGCCCTCCTGTGATGATAGCATTAGTGTTAAGCAAGATTCCGTCTATCCCAGGCACAACACTCAGAAGCAAGAATCCTTGGAACGACAAGCTCCGCATAATTCGTTATGATGAGAGCTGCCATGATTGGCTGTTATCCTCATCGGAAGGATTCTATTCATTGAACATCAAAAATGCTACAGTGAAAGTTATTACTTCTGTTCCACCTGTCAGCGTGATGGGATTGAATGTATTACAGAAAGATGCAAATGGTAGATGGCTTTGCGGTTCATTTAGCGGCTTGTTTGTTTGGGACAGACGACAAGGAACTGCTACCGATTACTTTACGAACAAACCTGCACCGAATGAAGCAGGAGCACCATTCGGAAAGAAAGCTGTCGCAGGTATGAGCCAAGACTTTTCCACCCCTGCCGTAGCGGAATATTACGAGGGAACAAACTTTGCCCCTCAACCTTCGAGCATGAACCAACTTCCGATGTCGCTTTGGAATGTGGCATTAGAGGTGCATAGTGGCAGAATTTTCATTGGAACGATAGCCACATACATATTCATCTTTGTTATGGGCATTCTTGCGTTTTGGTGCTTGTGGTCGGGCTATAAAATTAGGTTAAAAAAGAAATAA
- a CDS encoding relaxase/mobilization nuclease domain-containing protein, which translates to MIGKLKKGSSFAGCIRYVTGKDEAKILASDGVLLGTNAEMTQSFELQRQLNPRIKKPVGHIALSFKPEDKPRLTDEFMAKIALEYMQMMGIKDTQFIIVRHHNTDNPHCHIVYNRINNEGKLISDRNDYRRNEQVTKALKSKYGFTYGTDKSNTNTRKLRNAERAKYEIHNAVKDALNGTDSWQKFKNELAKRGVLLEFVYKDKERTKVQGIRFCKDGYSFKGTQISRDYSFGKLNARLEGTENLLSARAKSAQQYEQGNHKNNQEPSISESSQDPWDGISSIGLFAPANAQTFESFPEDESAKKKKKKRRKGFSL; encoded by the coding sequence ATGATAGGCAAGCTAAAGAAGGGCAGCTCATTTGCTGGTTGCATCCGCTATGTTACAGGCAAGGACGAGGCGAAAATCCTTGCCTCTGATGGTGTGTTACTCGGCACGAATGCCGAGATGACGCAAAGTTTCGAGCTACAAAGGCAACTAAATCCAAGGATTAAGAAGCCTGTGGGGCACATAGCTTTGAGCTTCAAGCCCGAGGACAAGCCACGTTTGACGGATGAATTCATGGCTAAGATAGCCCTTGAATACATGCAGATGATGGGGATAAAAGATACTCAATTCATCATCGTAAGGCATCACAACACCGACAATCCACATTGTCATATCGTGTATAACCGCATCAATAACGAGGGCAAGCTCATATCAGACAGGAATGATTACAGGCGTAATGAGCAAGTGACCAAGGCTCTTAAATCCAAGTATGGATTTACCTACGGAACGGACAAGAGCAATACTAATACTCGTAAGTTACGCAATGCTGAGCGAGCCAAATATGAGATTCACAATGCCGTCAAGGATGCCTTGAACGGCACTGATAGTTGGCAGAAGTTCAAGAATGAACTTGCAAAGCGAGGTGTTCTCTTGGAGTTTGTCTATAAGGACAAGGAGCGAACCAAGGTTCAAGGCATCCGTTTCTGCAAGGATGGATATAGCTTCAAGGGTACGCAGATTAGCCGAGACTATAGCTTTGGCAAACTGAATGCGAGATTAGAGGGAACGGAGAACCTTTTATCAGCAAGAGCCAAATCTGCTCAGCAATACGAGCAAGGCAATCACAAGAACAACCAGGAGCCATCCATATCGGAGAGCAGTCAAGACCCTTGGGACGGTATTTCTTCCATAGGACTTTTTGCTCCTGCCAACGCTCAGACCTTTGAGTCTTTCCCAGAGGATGAATCAGCCAAGAAGAAAAAGAAGAAACGCAGAAAGGGCTTTAGCCTTTGA
- a CDS encoding MobC family plasmid mobilization relaxosome protein, protein MTSIHEQDKKKGGRPPTGRVRRLSKSVTVKFSKPSYEALRLRARKANCKLAEYIRESALNGEVVSGHNAETVAIAKNLIGMANNLNQLTKLSHLRGFHETHVYLVDLLRRLKSILGEYRQASPKSKPCGIGRKEDAT, encoded by the coding sequence ATGACAAGCATACATGAACAGGACAAGAAAAAGGGCGGAAGACCGCCCACAGGCAGGGTTCGCAGGCTGTCGAAGTCTGTCACGGTGAAGTTCTCGAAGCCAAGCTACGAGGCACTGAGGCTGAGGGCGAGAAAAGCCAACTGCAAGTTGGCGGAGTACATCCGTGAGTCCGCCTTGAACGGCGAGGTGGTCAGCGGACACAACGCTGAGACGGTAGCCATCGCTAAGAATCTCATAGGCATGGCGAACAACCTCAACCAACTTACCAAGCTGTCGCATCTGAGAGGTTTCCACGAAACCCATGTGTATTTGGTGGACTTGTTGAGAAGATTGAAATCCATCCTTGGCGAGTATCGCCAAGCAAGTCCAAAATCGAAGCCATGCGGAATAGGCAGAAAGGAGGATGCTACATGA
- a CDS encoding TonB-dependent receptor: MNTIRNVMLIGLLMILALPVAAQRKVKFGIFDKATEQPIIGAVITYADNEKLKSPQRVVTNMDGEATISVTQSGKCYYQVVSVGYNPLRGTIGSDSSLKLFMTEDVMKVNEVVVTGSRTARPIKLSPVSTQVIGGKELVDAGYADLTKALQQETPGMNIQKVGFGNEISMQGLDARHVLFLQDGERLTGDMAGNLDYERFNLHAIDRIEIVKGASSTLYGSRASGAVINLITKKTTKPIDIQAGVRWGQMNETNYKNPEKKDFLYMFEKNADRPNLQSWVSAGFNAGKVTSQTDVWYSSSDAFYMYQAENDKKVYTQEANPWLDHDVTITSVASRPPMSIEGTEHISVSQKVFYDPFKNLEILAYGSAFYMNTYDLIQDMTFSQARDWTAGTKIKYSFKDWFKITASLHGDFYDRFKRHERIDERTKVYKSRIFQPRLSITSQKFEGHDLILGIEHLSDDLTSDRFNGDASHIMRTRSLKETEAFLQDEWTMNDHWMVSTGVRTNFSRAFGLMAMPKIAFKWSPSDHWAWRANYSMGYRSPSIKELFFNWDHLGMFMIKGNEDLKPEKNNYVSLGTEYSNDNFFISGNVYGNFFRKKIEGVWRIYDMQYNFEYTNLSKQNLIGLEAIMRWHFLNHFTMNATYSYVNVSKTDGVQVNTTSPHAATASLDYKYNKKNYRLGATFSASYMGEKKFDVQDRLSVNGESHDAYFRCQLPQYVLCNLSVIQTFYNKVKVTVGVDNIFNYVPKTLGSGITMFNVPATAGAKAHVQVEVLVDELVKAFRKKK; encoded by the coding sequence ATGAATACAATTAGAAATGTAATGCTCATCGGCTTGCTGATGATACTCGCCCTCCCTGTCGCTGCACAGCGAAAGGTGAAGTTCGGTATCTTCGACAAAGCCACTGAGCAACCAATCATCGGTGCAGTCATCACCTACGCCGACAATGAGAAATTGAAATCGCCACAGCGTGTTGTTACCAACATGGATGGTGAGGCTACCATCTCGGTGACTCAGAGTGGCAAGTGTTATTACCAGGTGGTATCCGTGGGCTATAACCCTCTGAGGGGAACCATTGGAAGCGACAGCTCCCTCAAGCTCTTCATGACCGAAGACGTGATGAAGGTGAACGAGGTGGTGGTTACAGGTTCCCGCACCGCGCGACCAATCAAGCTCTCGCCAGTGAGCACGCAGGTGATCGGCGGTAAGGAACTGGTAGATGCAGGCTATGCCGACCTGACCAAGGCTCTGCAACAGGAGACACCGGGTATGAACATCCAGAAGGTGGGTTTCGGCAACGAAATCTCCATGCAGGGCTTGGATGCCCGCCACGTGCTCTTCCTACAGGATGGTGAGCGATTGACGGGCGACATGGCGGGTAACCTCGACTACGAGCGATTCAACCTCCATGCCATCGACCGCATCGAAATCGTGAAGGGTGCCAGCAGTACCCTCTACGGAAGCCGTGCATCGGGTGCCGTCATCAACCTTATCACCAAGAAAACCACCAAGCCTATCGATATTCAGGCTGGTGTACGCTGGGGACAGATGAACGAAACCAACTACAAGAATCCAGAAAAAAAGGATTTCTTGTATATGTTTGAGAAGAACGCCGACCGCCCGAACCTGCAGAGCTGGGTATCGGCAGGATTCAATGCAGGCAAGGTAACTTCGCAGACCGACGTGTGGTATTCTTCGAGCGATGCCTTCTACATGTATCAGGCTGAGAACGACAAGAAGGTCTATACCCAAGAGGCGAATCCTTGGCTCGACCACGACGTGACCATAACCAGCGTGGCTTCCCGTCCGCCAATGAGCATCGAGGGTACAGAGCATATCTCGGTATCGCAGAAGGTTTTCTACGACCCTTTCAAGAATCTGGAGATTCTTGCCTACGGTAGTGCGTTCTATATGAATACCTACGACCTCATTCAGGATATGACTTTCAGTCAGGCGCGTGACTGGACGGCTGGAACCAAGATTAAGTACTCCTTCAAGGATTGGTTCAAGATTACCGCCTCCCTTCATGGCGACTTCTACGACCGCTTCAAGCGCCACGAGCGTATCGACGAGCGTACCAAAGTGTATAAGAGCCGTATCTTCCAGCCTCGCCTCTCCATCACCTCGCAGAAGTTCGAGGGCCACGACCTCATCCTCGGCATCGAGCACCTGAGCGATGACCTGACGAGCGACCGATTCAACGGCGATGCCTCCCACATCATGCGCACCCGTTCGCTGAAAGAGACGGAGGCTTTCCTGCAGGACGAGTGGACGATGAACGACCACTGGATGGTTTCGACAGGTGTGAGAACCAACTTCAGCCGTGCCTTCGGACTGATGGCGATGCCTAAGATTGCCTTCAAGTGGAGTCCTTCGGATCACTGGGCATGGAGAGCCAACTATTCGATGGGCTACCGTTCGCCAAGCATCAAGGAGCTGTTCTTCAACTGGGACCACCTCGGCATGTTCATGATTAAGGGTAACGAGGACCTGAAGCCTGAGAAGAACAACTACGTGAGCCTGGGCACAGAGTACTCGAACGATAACTTCTTCATCTCGGGCAATGTGTATGGCAACTTCTTCCGCAAGAAGATTGAGGGCGTATGGCGTATCTACGACATGCAGTACAATTTCGAATATACTAATCTGTCGAAGCAGAACCTCATCGGTTTGGAGGCCATCATGCGCTGGCACTTCCTCAACCACTTCACGATGAATGCCACCTACAGCTACGTGAACGTGAGCAAGACGGATGGCGTCCAGGTGAACACCACTTCGCCTCATGCTGCTACGGCGAGCCTCGACTACAAGTACAACAAGAAAAACTACCGACTGGGCGCTACCTTCTCGGCAAGCTACATGGGTGAGAAGAAGTTTGATGTGCAGGACCGACTCTCTGTAAACGGTGAGAGCCACGATGCCTACTTCCGCTGCCAGTTGCCACAGTATGTATTGTGCAATCTGTCGGTGATTCAGACCTTTTATAATAAGGTAAAGGTGACGGTGGGTGTGGATAACATCTTTAATTACGTGCCAAAGACCTTAGGTTCGGGCATCACCATGTTTAACGTGCCAGCCACGGCAGGAGCCAAGGCGCATGTGCAGGTGGAAGTGTTGGTAGATGAATTGGTAAAAGCATTTAGAAAGAAAAAATAA
- a CDS encoding site-specific integrase → MRSTYKQFYYINRGRVKADGTTSIFCRITIDGKVSAIATGLYCAPEEWDTKKGEAKNARVNGQLQAFRLRIDEAYEQATKEKGIVTAEILKNVIVDANTIPMTLLATGEEERERLRLRSIRINSTSSYRQSKTSQLNLREFIGLRGMNDIAFEDLTEEFGKSYKLFLIGKGYSASNTNHNLCWLQRLVYIAVDRGLLKFNPLEDVGYEKKGSPKRRHISRNDLLLIMETPMEDKALELARRMFVFSSLTGLAYVDLRNLYPHHIGMTADGRKYIREKRAKTNNEAFIPLHPIAEQIMSLYNTADDSKPVFPLSSRDSMWFEFHSLGVALGINENLTAHVARHTFGVNMVTSGISMESIAKMMGHSNLRSTQVYAVITDDKISKDMDKLMQRRETKETDQNKNKEDGK, encoded by the coding sequence ATGAGAAGTACATACAAGCAGTTTTATTATATCAACCGTGGCAGAGTAAAGGCAGACGGAACCACATCTATATTTTGCCGTATCACGATTGACGGCAAAGTGTCAGCCATAGCAACAGGTCTTTACTGTGCTCCCGAAGAATGGGACACGAAAAAAGGTGAAGCCAAGAATGCAAGAGTGAACGGACAACTGCAAGCGTTCAGACTAAGAATTGACGAAGCCTACGAGCAGGCAACAAAGGAAAAGGGCATCGTTACCGCCGAGATTCTGAAGAATGTTATTGTTGATGCAAATACTATCCCGATGACATTGCTTGCCACTGGCGAGGAGGAGCGTGAACGCCTTAGGCTGCGCTCTATCCGTATTAACTCAACATCTTCTTATCGCCAATCTAAGACATCGCAGCTAAACTTGCGAGAGTTCATCGGGTTACGAGGAATGAATGACATTGCATTTGAAGATTTGACTGAGGAATTTGGCAAATCTTATAAGTTGTTCTTGATTGGCAAAGGGTATAGTGCATCCAATACGAACCATAATCTTTGTTGGCTGCAACGCTTGGTTTATATCGCTGTTGACAGAGGTCTGCTGAAATTCAATCCATTGGAAGATGTCGGATATGAAAAGAAAGGCTCACCAAAGCGTAGACATATATCCAGAAATGACTTGCTGCTCATTATGGAGACTCCTATGGAGGATAAGGCTTTGGAGTTGGCACGAAGAATGTTTGTTTTCTCCAGCCTTACAGGTTTGGCTTATGTCGATTTACGTAACCTGTATCCACACCATATCGGGATGACGGCAGACGGTAGAAAATACATCCGTGAGAAAAGAGCAAAGACCAACAACGAAGCGTTCATTCCCTTGCACCCGATAGCTGAACAAATAATGTCGCTATACAATACAGCGGATGATAGCAAACCTGTTTTCCCTCTTTCTTCACGTGATTCCATGTGGTTTGAATTTCATTCACTCGGTGTGGCTTTGGGTATAAATGAGAACCTTACCGCACACGTTGCAAGACATACATTCGGAGTAAACATGGTTACTTCGGGCATATCAATGGAAAGCATCGCCAAGATGATGGGGCATTCCAACCTGCGAAGCACCCAGGTCTATGCCGTCATCACCGATGACAAGATATCCAAGGACATGGACAAGCTGATGCAGCGCAGAGAAACAAAAGAAACTGACCAGAATAAAAATAAGGAGGACGGGAAATGA
- a CDS encoding DUF3408 domain-containing protein: MARTKDAVLTPEQKELMEKEYLDFVKPSTYGNKANPSSCNSLYDDVENPELRAIVEKVAATTPYREETSTNEAQSPPNPQKRISGKQRKATLEEYQQTFLQVPRIDDRKPVFVSSDVRDRLDRVVRILGGRRMSVSGIIENIVRHHLSLYEEDFEAWRKL; the protein is encoded by the coding sequence ATGGCAAGAACAAAAGATGCAGTCTTGACTCCTGAGCAAAAGGAGCTGATGGAAAAAGAGTATTTGGATTTTGTTAAACCATCTACGTATGGCAACAAAGCCAATCCAAGTAGTTGTAATTCTCTCTATGATGATGTAGAGAACCCAGAGTTGAGAGCAATTGTAGAGAAAGTTGCTGCAACAACTCCCTATAGAGAGGAAACATCAACGAACGAGGCTCAATCGCCACCGAATCCGCAGAAGCGCATCAGCGGCAAGCAGCGCAAGGCGACATTAGAGGAGTATCAGCAGACCTTCCTCCAAGTTCCAAGGATTGACGACCGCAAGCCAGTCTTCGTCAGTTCCGATGTACGAGACCGTCTTGATCGTGTCGTCCGCATCCTCGGAGGGAGACGCATGAGCGTATCGGGCATCATCGAGAACATCGTGCGCCACCACCTAAGCCTTTATGAAGAGGACTTCGAGGCTTGGCGCAAATTGTGA
- a CDS encoding HmuY family protein yields the protein MTSCVSYEAEDFTGHTLPRKTGYSTGVTNDWLYFDLKTGHRYNVLNPNQSVIAYIDGKPIEEYFHYKGTAKLVKYWSEGVQKNIFEDAERDANGDTIFTKNQATGKLTYKTVKRQASSIMVMENMEDDPNTMAYPATEWDLAFDGYQLRTNSGTSGIGKGGAADLGYGEYDKWTSKAQVDAYLAEHNMTFAVDDSASVYVTMSREDWNKYCIANKLDMNENPWFDPNNGPAKQLVSGNPVLEKAMTFSGPPPVYTPSFHTYVIRSWDGERYYKLQIISWYDANVQIGDEGGRISYYLDELK from the coding sequence ATGACGAGCTGCGTATCTTATGAGGCTGAGGACTTCACTGGTCATACCTTGCCCCGAAAAACAGGTTATAGCACGGGTGTTACGAACGACTGGCTCTATTTTGACCTGAAGACAGGACATCGCTATAATGTGCTGAATCCTAACCAGAGTGTCATCGCCTATATTGACGGCAAGCCGATAGAGGAATATTTCCATTATAAAGGTACTGCCAAACTCGTAAAGTATTGGAGCGAAGGTGTGCAGAAGAACATCTTCGAGGATGCAGAGCGTGATGCAAACGGCGATACCATCTTTACCAAGAATCAAGCCACTGGCAAGTTAACCTATAAGACGGTGAAGCGCCAGGCAAGCAGCATTATGGTGATGGAGAACATGGAGGATGACCCCAATACGATGGCTTATCCTGCTACGGAGTGGGACCTCGCCTTCGATGGTTACCAGCTCCGCACCAACAGTGGAACGAGCGGCATAGGCAAGGGCGGTGCTGCCGACCTGGGCTATGGCGAATATGACAAGTGGACGAGCAAGGCGCAGGTGGATGCTTATCTGGCTGAACACAACATGACTTTCGCCGTGGATGATTCAGCAAGCGTCTATGTCACCATGTCGCGGGAAGACTGGAACAAGTATTGCATCGCCAACAAACTGGATATGAACGAGAACCCTTGGTTCGACCCGAACAATGGTCCTGCCAAGCAGTTGGTAAGCGGCAATCCGGTGCTCGAAAAGGCAATGACCTTCTCTGGTCCACCTCCAGTATATACTCCTTCTTTCCATACCTACGTAATCCGTTCGTGGGATGGCGAGAGATATTACAAGCTCCAGATTATCTCCTGGTATGATGCCAATGTGCAGATAGGTGATGAAGGAGGAAGAATCAGTTATTACTTAGATGAATTAAAATAA